One segment of Pyxidicoccus xibeiensis DNA contains the following:
- a CDS encoding M13 family metallopeptidase — protein MTLHHRRFPGTARGVVAACASALLSSCASAPAEKPATPPAAESPAPAATAAPAPAAKPTYGTFGFDSDGMDRSVKPGDSFYRYANGGWMDKTEIPADQTRYGMFTALAEQADQRTRALIEAQAQAPEGSEARKAGDFFASFMDEAAIEAKGVAPLQPELARIEKLANRRALSSELGSLLRTDVDALNTGGVNTERLFGLWVAEDLNDPSRYATYLLQGGLGLPDRDYYLADNPRFKEVRQAYQQHIANMLRLAGVSQPEARAARVFELEKKIAQAHWPQVDTRDITKTNNPWPRAEFAKRAPGMDWNAYFTAAGLAQQQEVLVWQPSALTGISKLVGSEPLQAWKDYLSFHAIARSAAFLPKAFVEESFAFNGKTLSGAQKLRERWKRGINLTNAAMGEAVGKLYVEKYFPPETKKAADDMVRNIVTAFGHRIDNLPWMSPETKAKAREKLGTLQTSIGHPEKWRDYSGLEVIRGDAFGNAERATLFDLKRNLGKLGKPVDRKEWFMVPQVVNALNSPQQNSIIFPAAILQPPFFDANADPAVNYGGIGSVIGHEIAHSFDDVGAQFDSRGKLANWWTKEDADRFKAAGKALSAQYSAYKPLPDASVNGDLTLGENIADVAGVAVAYDGYRLSLGGNPAPVLDGFTGDQRFFLGFAQVWRNKYREPTLRRMLLTDGHSPGEYRASTVRNQDAWYQAFDVAPGQALFLTPEQRVRMW, from the coding sequence TTGACACTTCACCACCGACGTTTCCCGGGCACCGCACGCGGAGTGGTCGCCGCGTGCGCCTCCGCCCTGCTGTCCTCGTGTGCCTCCGCCCCGGCCGAGAAGCCGGCGACGCCTCCCGCCGCGGAGAGCCCCGCCCCTGCCGCCACGGCGGCGCCCGCGCCCGCCGCGAAGCCCACCTACGGCACCTTCGGCTTCGACAGCGACGGCATGGACCGGTCCGTCAAGCCGGGTGACAGCTTCTACCGCTACGCCAACGGCGGGTGGATGGACAAGACGGAGATTCCCGCGGACCAGACGCGCTACGGCATGTTCACCGCGCTCGCGGAGCAGGCCGACCAGCGCACCCGCGCGCTCATCGAGGCGCAGGCCCAGGCCCCCGAGGGCAGCGAGGCCCGCAAGGCGGGTGACTTCTTCGCCAGCTTCATGGACGAGGCCGCCATCGAAGCGAAGGGCGTGGCGCCGCTGCAGCCGGAGCTGGCGCGCATCGAGAAGCTCGCCAACCGCCGCGCGCTCTCCAGCGAGCTCGGCTCGCTCCTGCGCACCGACGTGGACGCGCTCAACACGGGCGGCGTCAACACCGAGCGCCTCTTCGGCCTGTGGGTGGCGGAGGACCTGAACGACCCGTCGCGCTATGCCACCTACCTGCTCCAGGGTGGCCTGGGACTGCCGGACCGCGACTACTACCTGGCGGACAACCCGCGCTTCAAGGAGGTCCGCCAGGCCTACCAGCAGCACATCGCCAACATGCTGCGGCTGGCGGGCGTGTCCCAGCCGGAGGCCCGCGCCGCCCGCGTCTTCGAGCTGGAGAAGAAGATTGCCCAGGCGCACTGGCCCCAGGTCGACACGCGGGACATCACCAAGACCAACAACCCGTGGCCGCGCGCCGAGTTCGCGAAGCGCGCGCCGGGCATGGACTGGAACGCGTACTTCACCGCCGCCGGCCTCGCACAGCAGCAGGAAGTCCTCGTCTGGCAGCCGAGCGCGCTGACGGGAATCTCCAAGCTGGTGGGCTCCGAGCCCCTCCAGGCCTGGAAGGACTACCTGTCCTTCCACGCCATCGCGCGCTCGGCGGCCTTCCTGCCGAAGGCCTTCGTCGAGGAGAGCTTCGCGTTCAATGGCAAGACGCTCTCTGGCGCGCAGAAGCTGCGGGAGCGCTGGAAGCGCGGCATCAACCTCACCAACGCGGCCATGGGTGAGGCCGTCGGCAAGCTCTACGTGGAGAAGTACTTCCCGCCGGAGACCAAGAAGGCCGCGGACGACATGGTGCGCAACATCGTCACCGCCTTCGGCCACCGCATCGACAACCTGCCGTGGATGTCGCCGGAGACGAAGGCGAAGGCCCGGGAGAAGCTCGGCACCCTGCAGACGAGCATCGGCCACCCGGAGAAGTGGCGTGACTACTCGGGGCTGGAGGTCATTCGCGGGGATGCGTTCGGCAACGCCGAGCGGGCCACCCTCTTCGACCTCAAGCGCAACCTGGGCAAGCTGGGCAAGCCCGTGGACCGCAAGGAGTGGTTCATGGTGCCGCAGGTGGTGAATGCGCTGAACTCACCGCAGCAGAACTCCATCATCTTCCCCGCCGCCATCCTCCAGCCGCCCTTCTTCGACGCGAACGCGGACCCGGCCGTCAACTACGGCGGCATCGGCTCGGTCATCGGCCACGAGATTGCCCACAGCTTCGACGACGTCGGCGCGCAGTTCGACTCGCGCGGCAAGCTGGCCAACTGGTGGACGAAGGAAGACGCCGACCGGTTCAAGGCCGCCGGGAAGGCGCTGTCCGCGCAGTACAGCGCCTACAAGCCGCTGCCCGACGCGTCCGTCAACGGCGACCTCACGCTCGGGGAGAACATCGCGGACGTGGCCGGCGTGGCGGTGGCCTATGACGGATACCGTTTGTCACTCGGTGGCAATCCGGCCCCGGTGCTGGATGGCTTCACCGGCGACCAGCGCTTCTTCCTCGGCTTTGCCCAGGTGTGGCGCAACAAGTACCGCGAGCCGACGCTCCGCCGCATGCTGCTGACGGATGGGCACTCCCCCGGCGAGTACCGGGCCTCCACCGTGCGCAACCAGGATGCCTGGTACCAGGCCTTCGACGTCGCCCCCGGACAGGCCCTCTTCCTCACGCCGGAGCAGCGCGTCCGCATGTGGTGA
- a CDS encoding M23 family metallopeptidase: MNSKLGMAAIAVGALLTTGCGTEEDALTEAHRPEGSELGQAEQLTTCPAALPVYPVNGRHNNGYDATWANWQCTPSASSVSNTDSHLGNDIFGAKGTPIVAGQAGHIRLGFTDPTGGKVVYIQDGCGWWYYYAHLDTVSTALAVGQFVSAGTYLGTLGQTGNASGTAPHLHFSIYPDGNYNAGIDPYPLLRAAEGTACSTSRVGRDSGGGFYGAISTCHSRNGGAAAAGTPFDNGGTPHVHRWGAGVVQDNNGGTLGPNTCMLKDGAGTAWMVRGSIWTAYVYQLGGSGSFLGYPIGEEFASATGPRQNFEGGYITWNGSAFAAFRY; encoded by the coding sequence ATGAACTCGAAGCTGGGCATGGCAGCGATTGCGGTGGGGGCACTGCTGACCACGGGCTGCGGCACGGAGGAGGATGCGCTGACGGAGGCGCACCGGCCGGAGGGCTCGGAGCTGGGGCAGGCGGAGCAGCTCACCACGTGCCCGGCGGCGCTGCCGGTGTACCCGGTGAACGGGCGGCACAACAACGGCTACGACGCCACGTGGGCGAACTGGCAGTGCACGCCGTCCGCGTCGTCGGTGAGCAACACGGACTCACACCTGGGCAACGACATCTTCGGAGCCAAGGGCACGCCCATCGTCGCGGGCCAGGCGGGGCACATCCGCCTCGGCTTCACGGACCCGACGGGCGGCAAGGTCGTCTACATCCAGGACGGGTGCGGCTGGTGGTACTACTACGCGCACCTGGACACGGTGAGCACCGCGCTGGCCGTGGGGCAGTTCGTCTCCGCGGGCACGTACCTGGGCACCCTGGGCCAGACGGGCAACGCGTCCGGCACGGCGCCGCACCTGCACTTCTCCATCTACCCGGACGGCAACTACAACGCGGGCATCGACCCGTACCCGCTGCTCAGGGCGGCGGAGGGCACCGCCTGCAGCACGTCGCGCGTGGGGCGTGACTCGGGAGGTGGCTTCTACGGCGCCATCTCCACCTGCCACAGCCGCAACGGAGGCGCCGCCGCGGCCGGGACGCCGTTCGACAACGGTGGCACTCCGCACGTGCACCGCTGGGGCGCGGGCGTCGTGCAGGACAACAACGGCGGCACGCTGGGCCCCAACACCTGCATGCTGAAGGACGGCGCCGGCACCGCGTGGATGGTGCGCGGCAGCATCTGGACGGCGTACGTGTACCAGCTCGGCGGCTCGGGCAGCTTCCTCGGCTACCCCATCGGCGAGGAGTTCGCGAGCGCCACCGGGCCCCGGCAGAACTTCGAGGGTGGCTACATCACCTGGAACGGCAGCGCCTTCGCGGCCTTCCGCTACTGA
- a CDS encoding MG2 domain-containing protein has protein sequence MTLPVPRTLRVLLTLGVASSLVLLSPRVVSARSEPRDSLGTANRFTTHVSTDKPLYRPGEQVLARGLVLEAFSRKPHTGTFMAQVEIRGPKGDVITQGTVSTRDAVWGYAWPVPAGQPGGEYTLRVSHPWTGTAPTERKFDVRAYRAPRLKSQIEFLRDGYGPGDTVTATLEVKRAEGGVPEGAKVMATALLDGATVAQVPCTVDAKGQCTVRFPLPKAIERGEGTLAFTIEDGGVVETAAKTVPILLQTLDLAFYPEGGDLVAGLASRVYFEARTPASKPADLMGAVVEVGSGQVVASVRSAHEGRGRFELTPRAGARYALRIDAPSGIRKTFPLPEVKASGAVLRAREDVVGAGRLVNLVVGLTGVERATVTLSQRDRRVASAVMTQAGPVTLDPGEADGVLIATVWDANGKPLAERLVFRQPEKQVTVELKADRERYVPGSPVRLTARTTKDGKPVSALVMLTVTDDAVLELLEKRDQAPQLPVMVLLEPEVKELADAQLYLDPKNPKSSVAVDLLLGTQGWRRFAVANTSQFLSRHGDAGMRVIATGFAVQRPKPVRRPSFAASGRGQAMPAAIPEMVKELEAEPQLEGAMDDFAMAGAPVPQAAPPAPVAQLAEKPMAPPAEVEAKQDLAPIEEEARAVGAVMERRKAKREDWREQDEQRPMSYVREYAHTVRPGRKPGDRLDFAETLYWNAGVRTHAQTGEVQVSFGLSDSVTTFKAFAGAVGMDGALGSAVAELESVQPFYAEPKLPLEVTSGDVVRLPVALVNGTESTLAGAGVKVELKGDVKVTGSKPLDLASRARGRQLFSLEIGQEARSVDVKLTASAGNYSDVVTRTLSIKPRGFPGRESFGGLLSSKKPMAHMVVLPESVVPGSVRTSITVYPGPLANMTESLARLIQEPGGCFEQTSSTTYPMTMAQQYFQSHTGVSPALVADAREKLERGYQRLVGFETKERGYEWFGENPGHEALTAFGLLHFMDMRQVRDVDAAMLERTRAWLLAQRDGQGGFSRKRRALHVWVEDPDTSNAYITWALLESAGQPAAQAKELAREVAAVKAAAKTSQNSYVLALAANVLALAGDGAEARALMARLATLQGADGVVAGGTQSIVGSSGDTLNIETTALATLAWLRERSHVGNVERAMKFLAESSDGGRYGATQSTVLALRAIIAYDKQRASGLAPGLVRVYVEGRPVGEPVRFDGSSQEALKLPDVSALLGPGGRRVELRMEGGAELPYSVEVTYSALVPDSSKDTQVALEVAMAKTSLTEGEPTEARVMIANRTGQRLPTAVAIFGVPGGLEVRHDQLKELVKRQVVDAYEVLGRDVVLYWRGMEPRKRIEVPLSLVAAVPGTYTGPASRAYLYYADEHKTWSEGLKVSILPKQ, from the coding sequence ATGACCCTTCCTGTCCCGAGGACGCTCCGCGTCCTGCTCACCCTGGGGGTGGCTTCCTCCCTCGTCCTGCTGTCCCCGCGCGTGGTCTCGGCCCGTTCGGAGCCTCGCGACAGTCTCGGCACCGCGAACCGGTTCACGACGCATGTCAGCACCGACAAGCCGCTCTACCGTCCCGGGGAGCAGGTGCTGGCGCGCGGCCTGGTGCTCGAGGCCTTCAGCCGCAAGCCCCACACGGGCACGTTCATGGCGCAGGTGGAGATTCGCGGGCCCAAGGGGGACGTCATCACCCAGGGCACGGTGAGCACCCGGGACGCGGTGTGGGGTTATGCGTGGCCCGTTCCCGCCGGGCAGCCCGGTGGCGAGTACACCCTGCGCGTCAGCCACCCCTGGACGGGCACCGCGCCCACGGAGCGGAAGTTCGACGTGCGCGCCTACCGGGCGCCCCGGCTCAAGTCACAGATTGAGTTCCTCCGGGATGGGTACGGGCCGGGAGACACCGTCACCGCGACGCTGGAGGTGAAGCGCGCAGAGGGCGGCGTGCCCGAGGGCGCGAAGGTGATGGCCACCGCGCTCCTCGACGGCGCCACCGTGGCGCAGGTGCCGTGCACCGTGGACGCGAAGGGGCAGTGCACGGTCCGCTTCCCGCTGCCGAAGGCCATCGAGCGCGGCGAGGGGACGCTGGCCTTCACCATCGAGGACGGCGGCGTGGTGGAGACGGCGGCGAAGACCGTCCCCATCCTCCTGCAGACGCTGGACCTGGCCTTCTACCCGGAGGGCGGCGACCTGGTGGCGGGGCTGGCCTCGCGCGTCTACTTCGAGGCGAGGACGCCCGCGAGCAAGCCCGCGGACCTGATGGGTGCGGTGGTGGAGGTGGGCTCCGGTCAGGTGGTCGCTTCCGTGCGCTCGGCGCACGAGGGGCGTGGCCGCTTCGAGCTGACCCCCAGGGCCGGGGCGCGGTACGCGCTGCGAATCGATGCGCCGTCCGGCATCCGGAAGACCTTCCCGCTGCCGGAGGTGAAGGCCTCGGGCGCCGTCCTCCGGGCGCGTGAGGACGTGGTGGGCGCGGGCCGGCTGGTGAACCTCGTGGTGGGGCTGACCGGGGTGGAGCGCGCGACGGTGACGCTGAGCCAGCGAGACCGGCGGGTGGCCTCCGCGGTGATGACGCAGGCGGGCCCGGTGACGCTGGACCCGGGTGAGGCGGACGGCGTGCTCATCGCCACGGTGTGGGACGCGAACGGGAAGCCCCTCGCGGAGCGGCTGGTGTTCCGCCAGCCCGAGAAGCAGGTCACCGTCGAGCTGAAGGCGGACCGGGAGCGCTACGTGCCCGGCAGCCCGGTGCGGCTCACCGCCCGGACGACGAAGGATGGCAAGCCCGTCTCCGCACTGGTGATGCTGACCGTCACCGATGACGCCGTGCTGGAGCTACTGGAGAAGCGCGATCAGGCGCCGCAGCTCCCGGTGATGGTGCTGCTGGAGCCCGAGGTGAAGGAGCTGGCGGACGCGCAGCTCTACCTCGACCCGAAGAACCCGAAGTCCTCCGTGGCCGTGGACCTGCTGCTGGGCACCCAGGGCTGGCGGCGGTTCGCGGTGGCCAACACCTCGCAGTTCCTCTCCCGCCATGGCGACGCGGGGATGCGCGTCATCGCCACGGGCTTCGCGGTGCAGCGTCCGAAGCCGGTTCGCCGTCCCAGCTTCGCCGCGAGCGGCAGGGGGCAGGCCATGCCCGCCGCCATCCCCGAGATGGTGAAGGAGCTGGAGGCCGAGCCGCAGCTGGAAGGCGCCATGGATGACTTCGCCATGGCGGGGGCTCCTGTCCCTCAGGCGGCGCCTCCGGCCCCGGTCGCGCAGCTGGCTGAGAAGCCCATGGCGCCGCCGGCCGAGGTCGAGGCGAAGCAGGACCTCGCGCCAATAGAGGAGGAGGCGCGCGCGGTGGGGGCCGTCATGGAGCGTCGCAAGGCGAAGCGGGAGGACTGGCGCGAGCAGGACGAGCAGCGGCCCATGTCCTACGTCCGTGAGTACGCGCACACGGTGCGGCCGGGCCGCAAGCCGGGGGACCGGCTCGACTTCGCGGAGACGCTCTACTGGAACGCGGGCGTGCGCACCCACGCGCAGACGGGCGAAGTCCAGGTGTCCTTCGGCCTGAGCGACTCGGTGACGACGTTCAAGGCGTTCGCCGGCGCGGTGGGCATGGACGGCGCGCTCGGCTCGGCGGTGGCGGAGCTGGAGTCGGTGCAGCCCTTCTACGCGGAGCCGAAGCTGCCGCTCGAGGTGACGTCCGGTGACGTGGTGCGGCTGCCGGTGGCGCTGGTGAACGGGACGGAGTCCACGCTCGCCGGGGCCGGCGTGAAGGTCGAGCTGAAGGGCGACGTGAAGGTGACGGGCAGCAAGCCGCTGGACCTGGCCTCGCGGGCGCGGGGCCGGCAGCTCTTCTCGCTGGAGATTGGCCAGGAGGCGCGGTCGGTGGACGTGAAGCTCACGGCGAGCGCGGGCAACTACTCGGACGTCGTCACCCGCACGCTGTCCATCAAGCCCCGGGGCTTCCCGGGCCGGGAGTCCTTCGGCGGGCTGCTGTCGTCCAAGAAGCCGATGGCCCACATGGTGGTCCTCCCGGAGAGCGTGGTGCCCGGCAGCGTCCGGACGTCCATCACCGTGTACCCGGGCCCGCTGGCCAACATGACCGAGTCGCTGGCCCGGCTCATCCAGGAGCCCGGCGGCTGCTTCGAGCAGACCAGCTCCACGACATACCCGATGACGATGGCGCAGCAGTACTTCCAGTCGCACACCGGCGTGAGCCCGGCCCTGGTGGCCGACGCGCGCGAGAAGCTGGAGCGCGGCTACCAGCGGCTGGTGGGCTTCGAGACGAAGGAGCGCGGCTACGAGTGGTTCGGTGAGAACCCGGGCCACGAGGCGCTGACGGCGTTCGGCCTGCTGCACTTCATGGACATGCGCCAGGTGCGCGACGTGGATGCGGCGATGCTGGAGCGCACGCGGGCGTGGCTGCTGGCGCAGCGGGACGGGCAGGGGGGCTTCTCCCGCAAGCGCCGCGCGCTGCACGTGTGGGTGGAGGACCCGGACACCTCGAATGCCTACATCACCTGGGCGCTCCTGGAGAGCGCGGGTCAGCCGGCGGCGCAGGCGAAGGAGCTGGCGCGCGAGGTGGCCGCGGTGAAGGCGGCGGCGAAGACGAGCCAGAACAGCTACGTGCTGGCGCTGGCGGCCAACGTGCTGGCGCTGGCGGGGGACGGCGCGGAGGCGCGGGCGCTGATGGCGCGGCTCGCGACGCTGCAGGGGGCGGATGGCGTGGTGGCGGGAGGGACGCAGTCCATCGTCGGCAGCTCCGGGGACACGCTGAACATCGAGACCACGGCGCTCGCCACGCTGGCGTGGCTGCGGGAGCGCTCGCACGTGGGGAACGTGGAGCGCGCGATGAAGTTCCTGGCCGAGTCGAGCGACGGTGGGCGCTACGGGGCCACGCAGAGCACGGTGCTCGCGCTGCGCGCCATCATCGCCTACGACAAGCAGCGCGCGTCGGGGCTCGCGCCGGGCCTGGTGCGCGTCTACGTGGAGGGGCGTCCGGTGGGGGAGCCGGTGCGCTTCGATGGTTCCTCGCAGGAGGCGCTGAAGCTGCCGGACGTGTCCGCGCTGCTCGGGCCGGGGGGGCGCCGGGTGGAGCTGCGGATGGAGGGGGGCGCGGAGCTGCCGTACTCGGTGGAGGTGACGTACAGCGCGCTCGTGCCGGACAGCTCGAAGGACACCCAGGTGGCGCTGGAGGTGGCGATGGCGAAGACGTCCCTCACCGAGGGCGAGCCGACGGAGGCGCGGGTGATGATTGCCAACCGCACGGGCCAGCGGCTGCCCACGGCGGTGGCCATCTTCGGGGTGCCCGGGGGCCTGGAGGTCCGGCATGACCAGCTCAAGGAGCTGGTGAAGCGCCAGGTGGTGGATGCGTACGAGGTGCTCGGGCGCGACGTCGTCCTCTACTGGCGGGGCATGGAGCCGCGCAAGCGCATCGAAGTCCCGCTGTCCCTGGTGGCAGCGGTCCCCGGCACGTACACGGGTCCGGCGAGCCGCGCGTACCTCTACTACGCGGACGAGCACAAGACGTGGAGCGAGGGTCTGAAGGTCTCCATCCTCCCGAAGCAGTAG
- a CDS encoding right-handed parallel beta-helix repeat-containing protein — translation MKSSLGRARRWVGPGLIAVLLGACAHTEKAAEEVDEQLSEVEAVFREDEAEATGAAKRDGGGEGATRPSRQRPKSFSREWYVSTSGSDQAAGSKQAPFRTIGRALKAVGPGEAIRVLPGEYKGSVVIDGGVKAGRADAPITLLGTQHPKIVPGASGAVVQIRKPFWVVDGFDIDVKGQPRFAVVFEGNTEGSVLAGSRIHHGALGGGVTTYGGARKVTIEGNDIHHFRKKPKGDSHGVVVQATSRDITIRDNDIHDNSGDSVQCLKPDSASVTPARGVVVEGNRLYSNDENAVDIKTCSDVVVRDNDMHGFKKSPSSAGEAVVVHYSAKNVRVEGNRISDAGRGISIGGVRDGGQPSPSDVEVKGNRIKDISNSGGSDGVGIRVENARGVRVLGNSIEGTDGYGMMLGLGANNAPSENLTVRENEVRGRNLVRIGQRRPGLRMDQNRYGAGGRFKADPKETNDFAEWKRLSGVDERSDVLP, via the coding sequence ATGAAGAGCAGTCTGGGGAGGGCCCGGCGGTGGGTGGGCCCGGGACTCATCGCCGTCTTGCTGGGCGCCTGCGCCCACACGGAGAAGGCCGCGGAAGAAGTCGACGAGCAGCTCTCCGAGGTGGAAGCAGTCTTCAGGGAGGACGAGGCGGAGGCGACCGGAGCGGCGAAGCGCGATGGAGGCGGGGAGGGGGCCACCCGGCCCAGCCGCCAGCGCCCGAAGAGCTTCTCGCGCGAGTGGTATGTGAGCACCTCGGGTTCGGACCAGGCCGCGGGCTCGAAGCAGGCGCCGTTCCGCACCATCGGCCGGGCCCTGAAGGCGGTGGGGCCCGGTGAGGCCATCCGGGTCCTTCCAGGGGAGTACAAGGGGAGCGTCGTCATCGACGGTGGCGTGAAGGCGGGGAGGGCAGACGCGCCCATCACCCTGCTGGGCACCCAGCACCCGAAGATTGTCCCGGGCGCGAGCGGGGCCGTGGTGCAGATCCGCAAGCCCTTCTGGGTCGTCGACGGCTTCGACATCGACGTGAAGGGGCAGCCGCGCTTCGCGGTCGTCTTCGAAGGGAACACCGAGGGCTCCGTGCTGGCCGGCTCGCGCATCCACCATGGCGCGCTGGGTGGCGGCGTCACCACGTACGGTGGGGCGCGCAAGGTGACCATCGAGGGCAACGACATCCACCACTTCCGGAAGAAGCCGAAGGGCGACTCCCACGGCGTGGTCGTCCAGGCGACGTCCCGGGACATCACCATTCGCGACAATGACATCCATGACAACTCGGGTGACTCGGTGCAGTGCCTCAAGCCGGACAGCGCCTCGGTGACGCCCGCTCGCGGGGTGGTGGTCGAGGGCAACCGGCTCTACTCGAACGACGAGAACGCGGTGGACATCAAGACCTGCAGCGACGTCGTCGTGCGAGACAACGACATGCACGGCTTCAAGAAGTCCCCCAGCTCGGCGGGAGAGGCCGTCGTGGTCCACTACTCCGCGAAGAACGTCCGCGTGGAGGGCAACCGCATCTCCGACGCGGGGCGGGGCATCTCCATCGGAGGCGTGCGGGACGGTGGCCAGCCCAGCCCGTCCGACGTGGAGGTGAAGGGCAACCGCATCAAGGACATCTCCAACAGCGGAGGCAGTGACGGGGTCGGCATCCGCGTGGAGAACGCGCGCGGGGTGCGCGTGCTCGGCAACAGCATCGAGGGGACGGACGGCTACGGGATGATGCTCGGGCTGGGCGCCAACAACGCGCCCAGCGAGAACCTGACGGTCCGGGAGAACGAGGTCCGCGGCCGGAACCTCGTGAGAATCGGCCAGCGGCGTCCCGGGCTGCGGATGGACCAGAACCGGTACGGCGCTGGTGGGCGCTTCAAGGCGGACCCGAAGGAGACGAACGACTTCGCCGAGTGGAAGCGGCTCTCGGGAGTGGACGAGCGCTCGGACGTGCTTCCGTGA
- a CDS encoding CBS domain-containing protein codes for MATTPKNPDLSTNPGDLNRGLSTGGPGDDLSNGRGATRPQDAAGRQTYGLGSGLGSTTGGTRDFYREALARGASSRGREDFRYSDRREDYGSNLRGEVGPYTNERVGMQGREESWREQPRRYEQAGEGYRGSEGMRGQQTYRSEEWNAQRPTERYDVPYEGRGEEHSERGGRPSGRTMALAAAGLGAAGVGLGLMRRGRWAKEPLCARDVMSRGVKTVLPEQTLREVARLMREENVGIVPVTDLQGRLLGVVTDRDLVVRAMSEDRLPSQVRVTDIMSSEDLEVATPDDSVHDLIELMGRKQVRRIPVVERDNRLVGIIAMGDIATRAEFDEELQDALERISSRRSFWSRLG; via the coding sequence ATGGCGACGACTCCCAAGAACCCCGACTTGTCCACCAACCCTGGCGACCTGAACCGCGGCCTGTCTACTGGTGGCCCGGGTGATGACCTGTCGAATGGCCGTGGCGCAACCCGCCCTCAGGACGCTGCCGGCAGGCAGACCTACGGCCTGGGCAGCGGCCTGGGCAGCACCACGGGTGGTACCCGCGACTTCTACCGCGAGGCGCTGGCACGTGGGGCGAGCAGCCGGGGGCGCGAGGACTTCCGCTACTCCGACCGGCGCGAGGACTACGGCAGCAACCTCCGCGGAGAAGTTGGCCCCTACACCAACGAGCGTGTCGGCATGCAGGGCCGCGAAGAGAGCTGGCGCGAGCAGCCCCGGCGCTACGAGCAGGCAGGCGAGGGCTACCGCGGCTCCGAGGGAATGCGCGGACAACAGACCTACCGCAGCGAGGAGTGGAACGCGCAGCGCCCCACGGAGCGGTATGACGTCCCCTACGAGGGCCGTGGCGAGGAGCACTCCGAGCGCGGTGGCCGGCCCAGCGGGCGCACCATGGCGCTTGCCGCCGCGGGGCTGGGCGCCGCTGGCGTGGGCCTTGGCTTGATGCGCCGCGGCCGGTGGGCGAAGGAGCCCCTGTGCGCGAGGGACGTGATGAGCCGCGGCGTGAAGACGGTGCTGCCCGAGCAGACGCTGCGTGAGGTGGCTCGGCTGATGCGCGAGGAGAACGTGGGCATCGTGCCGGTGACGGACCTGCAGGGCCGGCTGCTCGGCGTGGTCACCGACCGCGACCTGGTGGTGCGCGCGATGAGCGAGGACCGCCTGCCCTCCCAGGTGCGCGTGACGGACATCATGTCCTCGGAGGACCTGGAGGTGGCCACCCCGGACGACTCCGTCCATGACCTCATCGAGCTGATGGGCCGCAAGCAGGTGCGCCGCATCCCGGTGGTGGAGCGTGACAACCGCCTCGTGGGCATCATCGCCATGGGGGACATCGCCACGCGCGCCGAGTTCGACGAGGAACTGCAGGATGCGCTCGAGCGCATCTCCTCGCGCCGCTCCTTCTGGTCCCGCCTCGGCTGA